One Arachis hypogaea cultivar Tifrunner chromosome 2, arahy.Tifrunner.gnm2.J5K5, whole genome shotgun sequence genomic window, GTATGTTTCCCAGTTTGATGATGAAGAGTCAGTGAGGCTGTTGGGCTCGGATTCTTGGGTCAGGGTGGGTAGTGGTATTAAAATAGAGTTATTACCTTGTGAAAGAGATGATCGAGTATGCCACCGGCGTGACGATTGGTCTTTCTTTTTTATGTACAGTTGTTTATTTACTGAGTTGGGTGTGAGGCTTCCCTTTACCGATTTTGAGTGTGGGGTGTTGTATTGGTTGAACTGTGCTCCAACCCAGCTTCACCCTAATTCATGGGGTTTTGTTCGTGCATTCGAGGTCTTGATGGAACTGTTGGAGTGTCCGCCGTCTTTGAGGCTGTTTTTCTCTTTGTTCCAGGCAAAGGGGGTGAATAGGGGGTTGTGGGTTAATCTTAGCAGTTATCCTTGCCGTGCTGTGTTTGGCCTGTATAAGTCCTCGTTTAAGGATTTTAAATCCAtgtttgttaaggttaggagtgtTCCTGAAGACTTCCCGTTTTATTTAAATGAGCATTTAGTTGAGAGATTTTCGTTGTTTTGGTGTTCCGAGCCATATCAAGCTTTGGACGTAGATGATAGGCTGCCTGATGATGATATTGTGATGGATTTTCTGTTTAAATCCTTGGGTCCGAAAGGTTCGTTATCTGTTGCCGAGATGTTGAAATGGGATACTGATAGGCAGGCTGTGTATGATCACATAGGTAATCTATTTTATTGCATTTGTTCTGTGTTGATGTTTTGATATGTTGTTCGTTATCTTGGTTGTTTTCTGATTTGCAGGTGAGAAAGCTCCTGCCATTACCACgacaagtttgaagctcttctTTAATCAGTGCAAGAAAGGAGAGAAGGAGATTTCATCTAATGTTGGGAAAGGTCCTGCTGTTTTGATTCATCATGGCCTGGGACAAAAGCAAAAGAGGAAGAGAGGGCAAGGTCAAGGTAGCCTTGCCGAGGTCTTAGAAGGTAAGGGGGAGTCGTCTATGATTCTGCAGATGGTCGAGTCTGCTTATGAATCTCAGAAAAGACTTCATAGGTATGATGAGAACATGCACGCTAGATCTCTGTGGGCGAAGTTGTATCCTTTTGGGACCATGGCTGATGAGCTTTGTTGTTTTCCGGATGACATGAAAATGATTGACGAGGTTGGCCGAGCTGGTGTTAGCCGATTTCTTCAGGTATAGATTATTTTGTtgtgttttgtgaatttttgTTGATGCCCCATATTTACTTGTCTTCATTTTCGTAGGTGATTGGTGCCCGGATTGTTTCCATTGGCCGAACTCAAGAACTCACCCTGGATCGGGAGCAAAATGAGGCTTCTCGTGTAGAAGAGCTGTCTGGGATTATCCAGAAGAAAGTCCAAAAGATAGCCGAGCTTTCTGCCTCCATGGAGAAGAAGGAGTTGGAGTTGGCTGATGAGAGGAATCTCCAGAAAACTTCGTCTGAAAAGTTGAAGATCTTGGAATCCGAGAATGATCAGTTCTTTGCTCGGATCAAAGAATTAGAGGGTGGAATCTATGAAGCTTTTGCTCAAGGTTTTGAGCGTGCTGTTTCCCAGGTCAAGGTGCTATATCCGGAAGCTGATTCTTCAAAGCTTGATGTTATGAAGGTGGTTGTGAATGGTGAACTCATAGAAGATGAGGCTGTTGCTGGAAGTGAGAGTGAGGGGTCAAGCATTGGTGATAAAGCAGATTAGGTTTATAGTTTATGCTTCATTTTGTATATGGTGCAATAGGTTTTGAACTTGTGAATTGTTTTGGCTTTGTTGAAGGATTTCGAATACTATCCTTGGTAGTAGTATTTTGGTTTCCTGAGTACGCAGCTTGGCCTGACAATGACTGCTTTTTATATAATATGATGTTTTTCCCAAGTTATGATATGTTGTATTGTGATAATACTTGTATGTGTTGACGATGACCGCAGTCATTTCTTGTATGGTGTATTGTTGATAAGGAGAGCTGTGGCTCTGATATATAAGGGTTATGGTAAAGTGATCCCTCGAGATTCGTTTGAGTTTGTTTcatttgtttgtattttttttttcgagtAATGTGCTCAGTATGCGCATTTTGAATTCCGAGTATGAAGCTCGGATTAGTTTGTTCCTTGGAAAAACTTTGACTTGTTTTTATAGTGGAGGTTTTTCGGGAAATATGCTCGGTTCGTGATGTTAGAGATTATAATTAATGTATTTGTAGTTTAAAAAAAtgcattaattatttaataagttTATCAATATACATTAAatgttttattaataaaatatttttaaaaatattgcaCCAATGTacattatatgtaaaaaattttaaaactccaAATAACATAAAAGTATTGTatcatctatttttttattctacctataaaataaattatacaaaattatattttactctttagaataaaatttaaaggtGGATTTTATGGTGTAGAAAGGAAATTATTTCTACATGTGTAGAAGGATAGGTATCAATGCATTAGTAGTTTATGTTGATGGCTCTTGGATGGAGAAGAATTAATTAGAGTACACAATTGTTGATTCATTGGAcccacaaaaaaaaagagagtatgtGACATTATGTCTGTGTCATAGAGACAActtattatgtttttttattttaataaattaaataaatattttatttattaaaataaataatttaaaaaattattatcatgtagacaatatatatgtatttataaatataaaaatatattttataaaaataataaaaatattaataatttaaattagaccaaactcttaaaaatagaacATTTCAATTAATATGGAAGGTGGACGATCTTAACCGTACTACTTCCATCCACCGgcgttttttattataatttacactaaatcaattcaaataataacaaggcgggattcgaatccccaacacttgcttaagcaaactagtgagctaaccactagaccaagttcattaattagttagttaaaaccgcctatttcttctattattttgaaattgctcatcttttctattatttgaaactgcttatctttcttattatttgaaatattctatttttaagagtttgatttaatttaaattattaatattttttattatttttaaaaattatatttttatatttacaaatacacatatctcgtttacagtaaggagatatatgaaaattgaaaaaatacacatatctcgATATGgataaaattatctcgtttacagtataaacaagataagagatgctgatgtatttttttaataatttttaaaattatttatttcagaaaataaaatatttatttaatttattaaaataaaaaattctcacatattatttgatttattgttaataaatatgtATATCACTAATCAAATTAGAATTAATTCCATtagatgaaaaaaaatttgaaaaaaaataatatttttttaatattaaccaaaatatttttcataaaatttaaaaaagaaaaaaatttggagACTAATTTACTTTCACTCTTAaaattattactattaaaaaCGAAAGAATGTATAATTTAAGTAATAGGTAATTACTATTTATTTACTGTGGTTAAcaaatttaatatgtttttataattatatgtccTAAATAtgttactaattatttttatatttttaatattttacatgttttaatttataaattaaattgatattttaCTATTATTAAAGGTATCCcattttttagaagaaaatatttaACTTTAAACAAAAGACTAAATTAGAACGATATAAAATGTTTTAGAACTTAGTTCAAATATTATGGACCAAAACAATATTTTTTCAATTgtaaattgttatttattttcaaatatttaataatagGGTAAAATATACTTTTGTCCTTAATGTTTTCGATTCATTCAATtacaattgaaaaaatattttatttttgtctaaaacaTTTTATATCGTTCTAATTTAGTCTTTTGTTCAAAGTtaaatattttcttctaaaaaaatgGGATACCTTTAATTATAGtaaattatcaattcaatttataaattaaaatatgtaaaatattaaaaatataaaaataattagtaatatatttaggacatataattataaaaacaaattaaatttgttaaccaCGGTAAATGAATAGTAATTACCTATTACTTAAATTATACATTCTTTCAtttttaatagtaataatttTAAGAGTGAAAGTAAGTTAGTctctaaatctttttcttttttaatttttatgaaaaatattttggttaatattaaaaaaatattattttttttcaaaatttttttcatctaATGGACTTAATTCTAATTTGATTAGTGATATacatatttattaacaataaatcaaataatatgtgggaattttttattttaataaattaaataaatattttattttttgaaataaataattttaaaaattattagaaaaatacatCAGCATCTCTTAtcttgtttatactgtaaacgagataattttatcCGTATcgagatatgtgtattttttcaattttcatatatctccttactgtaaacgagatatgtgtatttgtaaatataaaaatataatttttgaaaataataaaaaatattaataatttaaattaaatcaaactcttaaaaatagaatatttcaaataataagaaagataaacagtttcaaataatagaaaagatgagCAGTTTCAAAATAATAGAAGAAATAGGCggttttaactaactaattaatgaacttggtctagtggttagctcactagtttaTTTAAACAAATGTTGGggattcgaatcccgccttgttattatttgaattgatttagtgtaaattctaataaaaaacgcCGGTGGATGAAAGTAGTACGGTTAAGATCGTCCACCTTCTATATTAATTGAAATGTTCTATTTTTAAGAATttggtctaatttaaattattaatatttttattattcttataaaatatatttttatatttataaatacatatatatcgtctacatgataataattttttaaattatttattttaataaataaaatatttatttaatttattaaaataaaaaaacctaaTAAATTATCTCTGACACAGATATAATGTCACACACTCTCTTTTTTTGTAGGTTTAATGAATCAATAATTATGTACTCTaattaattctttttcatttaaaaacCATCGATATAAATTACTAATGTATTCGACACCTATCTTTTTATAcatgtaaaaataattttctttcaatACCATAGAATCCA contains:
- the LOC140177082 gene encoding uncharacterized protein, producing the protein MEDCNVGDLYGWVDPRVKRYVSQFDDEESVRLLGSDSWVRVGSGIKIELLPCERDDRVCHRRDDWSFFFMYSCLFTELGVRLPFTDFECGVLYWLNCAPTQLHPNSWGFVRAFEVLMELLECPPSLRLFFSLFQAKGVNRGLWVNLSSYPCRAVFGLYKSSFKDFKSMFVKVRSVPEDFPFYLNEHLVERFSLFWCSEPYQALDVDDRLPDDDIVMDFLFKSLGPKGSLSVAEMLKWDTDRQAVYDHIGEKAPAITTTSLKLFFNQCKKGEKEISSNVGKGPAVLIHHGLGQKQKRKRGQGQGSLAEVLEGKGESSMILQMVESAYESQKRLHRYDENMHARSLWAKLYPFGTMADELCCFPDDMKMIDEVGRAGVSRFLQVIGARIVSIGRTQELTLDREQNEASRVEELSGIIQKKVQKIAELSASMEKKELELADERNLQKTSSEKLKILESENDQFFARIKELEGGIYEAFAQGFERAVSQVKVLYPEADSSKLDVMKVVVNGELIEDEAVAGSESEGSSIGDKAD